One Anthonomus grandis grandis chromosome 12, icAntGran1.3, whole genome shotgun sequence DNA window includes the following coding sequences:
- the LOC126743403 gene encoding uncharacterized protein LOC126743403 isoform X1: MPVTCLVLNCGSRGGRDNVCFYAVPKALNYSSALHLNFISAKRREEWIKALRRSDLTESKLKHSKVCGKHFVHGKPAGLLDINNPDWIPNQHMECHTKSSHKRKDFIDVHNLEWIQNKKGKCDSKLSPERKIYLEKTEVLEDGKTQEVLEEIENILIVEDSDEESSEEGGVATQTDLTVNNLNEVTEALYISKSTIDSLLRQLNKSQVLSYESLQNDEEKCVYYTGLPFSFLKFCFEKIKNVIPVCSKDMLDPFQQFLLTIIKLKLNLQFKDIAYRFGISETESSNFFNVIISAMYQHFKDLLLWQDEESNCKNEPSCFQEIFHDRNTIIVDCPEVTIDKQLLSHKNQVLSIAKYQKSNFIKVLIGITVQGKVIFISKAWGGEISDKEVLELSGFLDKINQDDIVLSDSLMIASKPKLFNSAFTKENNQLVPFPVEPISKLTQVRMHMQKVITSIKNKFHILQGPIPITMLSTTDDIKIIDKAFVVLCNLINFTQAIELS, encoded by the exons ATGCCAGTGACCTGCCTTGTTTTGAATTGTGGAAGCAGAGGAGGTAGAGATAATGTGTGTTTTTATGCTGTTCCCAAAGCTTTAAATTATAGCTCTGCCCtacatttaaatttcatatCTGCAAAAAGACGAGAAGAGTGGATAAAAGCCTTACGGCGAAGTGATCTTACTGAATCCAAGTTAAAACACAGTAAAGTTTGTGGCAAACATTTTGTACATG gAAAACCAGCAGGCCTATTGGATATTAATAATCCTGATTGGATACCGAATCAACATATGGAATGTCATACTAAATCGTCacataaaagaaaagatttCATTGATGTTCACAATTTAGAATGGATACAAAATAAGAAAGGGAAATGTGATAGTAAATTGTCACCAGAAAGAAAAATCTACCTAGAAAAAACTGAGGTTTTGGAAGATGGTAAAACGCAAGAGGTATTAGAAGAaatcgaaaatattttaatcgtG gaaGACAGTGATGAGGAAAGTTCTGAGGAAGGTGGTGTAGCAACGCAAACAGATTTgactgtaaataatttaaatgaagtaACCGAAGccttatatatttcaaaatcaacAATTGATAGTTTATTGAGGCAGCTAAATAAATCACAAGTTTTATCTTATGAATCACTGCAGAATGACGAGGAAAAGTGTGTGTACTACACTGGTTTacccttttcttttttaaagttttgttttgaaaagataaaaaatgttattccgGTATGTTCTAAAGATATGTTAGATCCATTTCAGCaatttttattgacaataattaaactaaaacttAATTTACAGTTTAAAGATATAGCATATCGTTTTGGTATATCGGAAACAGaaagttctaatttttttaacgttataaTATCTGCGATGTATCAGCATTTTAAAGATCTTTTATTATGGCAGGATGAGGAATCCAATTGTAAAAACGAACCATCAtgttttcaagaaatatttcACGATAGAAATACAATTATTGTTGATTGTCCAGAAGTAACTATTGATAAACAACTATTAAGTCATAAAAATCAAGTACTAAGTATAgctaaatatcaaaaaagtaactttataaaagttttaattgggATAACTGTACAAGGAAAAGTTATTTTCATAAGTAAAGCATGGGGAGGTGAAATATCTGATAAAGAAGTACTTGAATTATCCGGTTTCCTAGATAAAATAAATCAGGATGATATTGTGTTATCAGATTCTTTAATGATCGCCTCCAAGCCCAAATTGTTTAATTCTGCCTTTACCAAGGAAAATAACCaacttgttccttttccagtaGAGCCTATAAGTAAACTAACACAAGTGAGAATGCATATGCAAAAAGTCATaacatctattaaaaataaatttcatattttacaAGGTCCTATTCCAATAACCATGTTGTCCACCACTGatgatataaaaattatagataaagcttttgttgtattgtgtaaCCTAATAAACTTTACCCAAGCAATAgaactttcataa
- the LOC126743403 gene encoding uncharacterized protein LOC126743403 isoform X2 — protein sequence MECHTKSSHKRKDFIDVHNLEWIQNKKGKCDSKLSPERKIYLEKTEVLEDGKTQEVLEEIENILIVEDSDEESSEEGGVATQTDLTVNNLNEVTEALYISKSTIDSLLRQLNKSQVLSYESLQNDEEKCVYYTGLPFSFLKFCFEKIKNVIPVCSKDMLDPFQQFLLTIIKLKLNLQFKDIAYRFGISETESSNFFNVIISAMYQHFKDLLLWQDEESNCKNEPSCFQEIFHDRNTIIVDCPEVTIDKQLLSHKNQVLSIAKYQKSNFIKVLIGITVQGKVIFISKAWGGEISDKEVLELSGFLDKINQDDIVLSDSLMIASKPKLFNSAFTKENNQLVPFPVEPISKLTQVRMHMQKVITSIKNKFHILQGPIPITMLSTTDDIKIIDKAFVVLCNLINFTQAIELS from the exons ATGGAATGTCATACTAAATCGTCacataaaagaaaagatttCATTGATGTTCACAATTTAGAATGGATACAAAATAAGAAAGGGAAATGTGATAGTAAATTGTCACCAGAAAGAAAAATCTACCTAGAAAAAACTGAGGTTTTGGAAGATGGTAAAACGCAAGAGGTATTAGAAGAaatcgaaaatattttaatcgtG gaaGACAGTGATGAGGAAAGTTCTGAGGAAGGTGGTGTAGCAACGCAAACAGATTTgactgtaaataatttaaatgaagtaACCGAAGccttatatatttcaaaatcaacAATTGATAGTTTATTGAGGCAGCTAAATAAATCACAAGTTTTATCTTATGAATCACTGCAGAATGACGAGGAAAAGTGTGTGTACTACACTGGTTTacccttttcttttttaaagttttgttttgaaaagataaaaaatgttattccgGTATGTTCTAAAGATATGTTAGATCCATTTCAGCaatttttattgacaataattaaactaaaacttAATTTACAGTTTAAAGATATAGCATATCGTTTTGGTATATCGGAAACAGaaagttctaatttttttaacgttataaTATCTGCGATGTATCAGCATTTTAAAGATCTTTTATTATGGCAGGATGAGGAATCCAATTGTAAAAACGAACCATCAtgttttcaagaaatatttcACGATAGAAATACAATTATTGTTGATTGTCCAGAAGTAACTATTGATAAACAACTATTAAGTCATAAAAATCAAGTACTAAGTATAgctaaatatcaaaaaagtaactttataaaagttttaattgggATAACTGTACAAGGAAAAGTTATTTTCATAAGTAAAGCATGGGGAGGTGAAATATCTGATAAAGAAGTACTTGAATTATCCGGTTTCCTAGATAAAATAAATCAGGATGATATTGTGTTATCAGATTCTTTAATGATCGCCTCCAAGCCCAAATTGTTTAATTCTGCCTTTACCAAGGAAAATAACCaacttgttccttttccagtaGAGCCTATAAGTAAACTAACACAAGTGAGAATGCATATGCAAAAAGTCATaacatctattaaaaataaatttcatattttacaAGGTCCTATTCCAATAACCATGTTGTCCACCACTGatgatataaaaattatagataaagcttttgttgtattgtgtaaCCTAATAAACTTTACCCAAGCAATAgaactttcataa
- the LOC126742819 gene encoding uncharacterized protein LOC126742819: MPNPTNETWKTVEKDFYELWNFPNCIGAIDGKHVIIEAPANSGSLYFNYKKTFSVVLLALVDANYRFICVDVGAYGKNSDGGIFASPNMGKALLQNSFNIPPDKSILGTNIIVPHVIVGDEAFLLNKHSLRPFPGSQIKNNISKKTFNYRLSRARRLSENVFGILTQVFKIYQRRLKMSPEHVDKVILATCCLHNFLRPSLISL, from the coding sequence ATGCCAAACCCAACAAACGAAACATGGAAAACGGTTGAAAAAGACTTTTACGAACTATGGAATTTCCCCAATTGCATCGGTGCCATCGACGGCAAACATGTTATTATTGAAGCACCTGCCAATAGTGGTTCGCtatattttaactacaaaaagaCGTTTAGTGTCGTTCTACTGGCATTAGTAGATGCCAATTATCGTTTTATATGTGTAGATGTAGGTGCCTATGGAAAGAACAGTGATGGAGGAATATTTGCTTCTCCTAATATGGGAAAAGCACTGTTGCAGAACTCTTTTAATATACCTCCTGATAAAAGTATTCTAGGAACCAATATCATTGTGCCTCACGTAATTGTAGGCGATGAAGCATTCCTTTTAAACAAGCATTCATTGCGACCGTTTCCTGGttcacaaattaaaaacaatatatcaaaaaaaacttttaattatcgCTTGAGCCGAGCTAGAAGGTTATCTGAAaatgtttttggaattttgacacAAGTATTTAAGATTTATCAAAGGAGGTTAAAAATGAGCCCCGAACATGTGGACAAAGTTATTTTAGCGACCTGttgtttacataattttttaaggccTTCTTTAATTTCATTGTAA
- the LOC126742820 gene encoding tigger transposable element-derived protein 6-like: MVEILSARRHNINVGKVSGEAGDVSREAVMNWLTEKWPGIAQNYSCEDIFNGDETGLFYKMTPDRTLNFRGEKCVGGKQSKLKYSVWVCANMTGTEKYKLLVIGKYERPRCMKNIKNLPVIYKSNRRAWMTSDIFINYLKEWDEKLRRQKRKILLLVDNCAAHPKNVDPTNIRLEFLPPICTSVIQPMDQGIIKCLKTYYRRYFMYRLIQALDSEETFNLTILDSIKIIAKSWNEVSQKTIQNCFRHAGLVKSIEEFDSDDDLPLNQ, encoded by the coding sequence ATGGTGGAGATTTTAAGTGCTCGTCGTCACAACATCAATGTCGGCAAAGTGTCCGGTGAAGCAGGAGATGTTAGCAGGGAAGCTGTGATGAACTGGTTAACCGAGAAATGGCCAGGTATTGCACAAAATTACAGCtgtgaagatatttttaatgggGATGAGACCGGActattttacaagatgactccagaCCGTACACTGAACTTTAGAGGAGAAAAGTGTGTGGGAGGCAAACAATCAAAGCTAAAATACAGCGTTTGGGTTTGTGCAAATATGACaggtactgaaaaatataaacttctTGTCATTGGTAAATACGAACGACCGAGgtgcatgaaaaatattaaaaacctgcCTGTTATTTATAAATCGAATAGACGCGCATGGATGACttcagacatttttattaattatttgaaagagTGGGATGAAAAACTAAGacgtcaaaaaagaaaaattttgctTCTAGTGGACAATTGTGCAGCTCATCCAAAGAATGTAGATCCGACAAATATCAGATTAGAATTTTTGCCTCCTATTTGCACTTCTGTCATACAACCAATGGATCAAGGCAtaataaaatgcctgaaaaccTATTACCGTAGATATTTTATGTATCGCCTAATTCAAGCATTGGATAGTGAGGAAACGTTCAATCTAACAATTCTAGACTCGATAAAAATAATTGCCAAATCTTGGAATGAGGTTTCACAAAAAACGATTCAAAACTGCTTTCGACATGCTGGTCTAGTGAAATCGATCGAGGAGTTTGATTCAGATGATGACTTGCCTCTGAATCAGTAG
- the LOC126742821 gene encoding uncharacterized protein LOC126742821: MAWTRNRSASLGKKRNALLEQLSFLEAVEHERRVLTSNASEKNDHIKEINSSNSNNEAMHDEIINSESRDTIENISTSDLKQKDYGAERQASKRSKDICFDILKHTQKNNDASDYLIKQITASLSMQPAAPEDEIDLLFKSFATTIKTFPPPLKAETKSKIFRIISDAELQLLHFQNTLGNYINYRYNILEMKFR; encoded by the exons ATGGCTTGGacgagaaata GAAGTGCTAGCcttggaaaaaaaagaaatgcttTATTGGAGCAGTTAAGTTTTCTAGAGGCGGTGGAACATGAACGACG TGTTCTTACCAGCAATGCAAGTGAAAAAAATGatcatattaaagaaattaatagtAGCAACTCTAATAATGAAGCTATGCATGATGAGATAATAAATTCGGAGTCTAGAGACACTATTGAAAACATTTCTACTTCCGATTTAAAACAAAAGGACTACGGTGCCGAACGTCAAGCTTCAAAAAGATCGAAAGATATTTGCTTTGATATACTCAAacacacacaaaaaaataatgatgcATCAGACTATCTAATTAAACAGATTACTGCGTCTCTTTCTATGCAACCTGCAGCTCCCGAAGATGAAATCGATTTACTTTTCAAGAGCTTTGCAACGACTATAAAAACTTTTCCACCCCCGTTAAAAGCCGAAACAAAAAGTAAGATTTTCCGAATAATTTCAGATGCAGAACTACAGTTACTGCATTTCCAGAATACTTTGGGTAATTACATTAATTACAGGTACAACATTTTAGAGATGAAATTCAGGTAG